In Prunus dulcis chromosome 1, ALMONDv2, whole genome shotgun sequence, the following are encoded in one genomic region:
- the LOC117625548 gene encoding putative pectinesterase/pectinesterase inhibitor 28 has translation MDAKKKKMIIIGVVVLLVVVIAVGVTVGIMKSKAKKLAKSAAKPAKSKKAIEAICQPTSYKETCQSSLEKVAGDTTDPKELVKAGFQVAADKVNEVIQNSDTLKDLAKDPMASQALDVCKEMLNTAVEDLLGAVDKMGPFEISKVDDYLEDLKVWLSAAVNHQATCVDAFKDTKGEAGDKMKGFLKTAQELTSNGLAMVTQISSLLGSLNLNSHRRLLSAQSKRNYQAVPSWMGARQLQLLTATPQSLKPNVVVAQDGTGKYKTIKEALKEVPKKSNETFVIYIKEGVYKEQIIIDRQMTNVFMIGDGPTKTKISGSKNKADGTATMHTATFAAVGDYFVAKDIRFENTAGHIKHQAVALRVQSDFSIFYNCHMDAYQDTLYTQTYRQYYRDCTITGTVDFIFGDGVALFQNCKMLVRKPGDSQSCMVTAQGRTDKNEITAIVLQNCTITGEPEYMAVKDKNKAYLGRPWKDFARVVVMNSQIDEAIQPEGWTEWAGSQFHNTCFLGEYGNRGPRADMAQRVKWPSLKKLTADQAATFTPAKLFEGDRWIKPSGVPYVSGMVSA, from the exons ATGGAtgccaagaagaagaagatgatcaTCATCGGTGTGGTTGTTTTGCTTGTAGTGGTGATTGCAGTGGGAGTGACGGTGGGTATCATGAAATCTAAAGCCAAAAAACTCGCCAAATCCGCCGCCAAGCCCGCCAAGTCGAAAAAGGCCATTGAGGCGATTTGCCAGCCGACCAGCTACAAAGAAACCTGCCAGAGCAGCCTCGAGAAGGTGGCCGGTGACACCACCGACCCTAAAGAGCTGGTCAAGGCCGGGTTCCAGGTGGCAGCGGACAAGGTGAACGAGGTGATCCAGAACTCGGACACCTTGAAAGATCTGGCAAAGGATCCCATGGCTAGCCAGGCTCTGGACGTCTGCAAGGAAATGTTGAACACCGCCGTTGAGGATCTCCTCGGCGCTGTCGATAAGATGGGGCCTTTCGAGATTAGCAAGGTCGATGATTATCTGGAAGATCTGAAAGTGTGGCTGAGCGCTGCCGTCAATCACCAGGCGACTTGCGTAGATGCGTTTAAGGACACCAAGGGTGAGGCCGGGGACAAAATGAAGGGCTTTTTGAAGACAGCACAAGAACTCACGAGTAATGGGCTTGCCATGGTCACCCAAATCTCCTCCCTCTTGGGATCTCTCAACTTAAACTCTCACCGTAGACTCCTCTCTGCGCAGAGCAAGAGGAACTACCAGGCAGTGCCTTCATGGATGGGTGCCCGCCAGCTGCAGCTCTTGACTGCCACCCCACAGAGCCTAAAGCCCAACGTGGTTGTGGCTCAGGATGGGACTGGCAAGTACAAGACCATCAAGGAGGCTTTGAAGGAGGTCCCAAAGAAGAGCAATGAGACCTTTGTGATCTACATTAAGGAGGGAGTTTACAAAGAGCAAATCATCATTGATAGGCAGATGACCAATGTCTTCATGATTGGTGATGGCCCTACCAAGACAAAGATCTCCGGTAGCAAAAACAAGGCAGATGGCACCGCAACTATGCATACTGCAACATTCG CCGCAGTTGGAGACTATTTCGTTGCCAAGGACATAAGATTTGAGAACACAGCAGGGCACATCAAGCACCAGGCCGTGGCACTGCGTGTGCAATCTGACTTTTCCATCTTCTATAACTGCCATATGGACGCGTACCAAGACACCCTCTACACCCAAACCTACCGGCAATACTACCGGGACTGCACCATCACCGGGACCGTAGACTTCATCTTCGGGGATGGAGTGGCGCTGTTCCAAAACTGCAAGATGCTGGTGAGAAAGCCAGGGGATTCACAGTCTTGCATGGTGACAGCCCAAGGCAGGACCGACAAGAACGAGATCACAGCCATAGTCCTCCAAAACTGCACCATCACTGGTGAGCCAGAGTACATGGCTGTAAAGGACAAGAACAAGGCTTACTTGGGAAGGCCATGGAAGGACTTTGCAagggtggtggtgatgaactCACAGATTGACGAGGCCATTCAGCCTGAAGGGTGGACAGAATGGGCTGGTTCCCAGTTTCACAACACTTGCTTTCTTGGTGAGTACGGCAACAGGGGTCCTAGGGCTGACATGGCCCAAAGGGTCAAATGGCCAAGCCTCAAGAAGCTTACTGCCGACCAAGCTGCCACTTTCACCCCTGCCAAGCTCTTTGAGGGTGATCGGTGGATCAAGCCCAGCGGAGTTCCTTATGTTTCTGGAATGGTGTCTGCGTAG